A genomic window from Streptomyces sp. NBC_00234 includes:
- a CDS encoding carbohydrate ABC transporter permease yields the protein MNPSAPPNRWLSKTAVNGFLVLAVVYMLFPLVWLVTAATKDTGDLLAGNAFSFEGFNLGENLSNLAAYGDGIYFRWYVNSLLYAGGGALVCSLICVAAGYAFNTYEFRGKEKLFGLVLMGVLVPTTALALPMYLLASKTGLVNTYWSVLIPVLVNPFGVYLARVFCAGYIPNEALEAARIDGAGELRTFWSIGLRMVMPGFVTVFLFQFTAIWNNFFLPLVMLSDRKLFPLSLGLYSWNTNTHGEPSFYPLVVTGSLLAVIPLIVAFVSLQRHWKAGLTAGSVK from the coding sequence ATGAACCCCTCAGCTCCCCCGAACCGCTGGCTGTCGAAGACCGCCGTCAACGGCTTCCTGGTGCTCGCCGTCGTCTACATGCTCTTCCCGCTCGTCTGGCTGGTCACCGCCGCCACCAAGGACACCGGTGACCTGCTCGCGGGCAACGCCTTCTCCTTCGAGGGCTTCAACCTCGGCGAGAACCTCTCGAACCTCGCCGCGTACGGCGACGGCATCTACTTCCGCTGGTACGTCAACAGCCTTCTCTACGCCGGAGGCGGCGCGCTCGTCTGCTCCCTGATCTGTGTCGCGGCGGGCTACGCCTTCAACACGTACGAATTCCGGGGCAAGGAGAAGCTGTTCGGCCTCGTCCTGATGGGCGTGCTCGTCCCGACCACCGCGCTGGCCCTGCCGATGTACCTGCTGGCCTCGAAGACCGGGCTGGTCAACACCTACTGGTCGGTGCTGATCCCCGTCCTGGTCAACCCGTTCGGCGTGTATCTCGCGCGGGTCTTCTGCGCCGGATACATCCCGAACGAGGCGCTGGAGGCGGCCCGGATCGACGGCGCCGGTGAGCTGCGCACCTTCTGGTCGATCGGTCTGCGGATGGTCATGCCGGGCTTCGTGACGGTCTTCCTGTTCCAGTTCACCGCGATCTGGAACAACTTCTTCCTCCCCCTGGTGATGCTCTCGGACCGCAAGCTCTTCCCCCTGAGCCTCGGTCTGTACTCCTGGAACACCAACACCCATGGCGAGCCGAGCTTCTACCCTCTCGTCGTCACCGGTTCCCTCCTCGCCGTCATCCCCCTGATCGTCGCCTTCGTCTCACTGCAGCGGCACTGGAAGGCGGGTCTGACGGCCGGAAGCGTCAAGTGA
- the groL gene encoding chaperonin GroEL (60 kDa chaperone family; promotes refolding of misfolded polypeptides especially under stressful conditions; forms two stacked rings of heptamers to form a barrel-shaped 14mer; ends can be capped by GroES; misfolded proteins enter the barrel where they are refolded when GroES binds) has protein sequence MAKILKFDEDARRALERGVNKLADTVKVTIGPKGRNVVIDKKFGAPTITNDGVTIAREVELDDPYENLGAQLVKEVATKTNDVAGDGTTTATVLAQALVREGLRNVAAGASPAALKKGIDAAVKAVSEELLATARPIDDKSDIAAVAALSAQDSQVGELIADAMDKVGKDGVITVEESNTFGLDLEFTEGMAFDKGYLSPYMVTDQERMEAVLDDPYILIHQGKIGSIQELLPLLEKVIQSGGSKPLLIIAEDVEGEALSTLVVNKIRGTFNAVAVKAPGFGDRRKAMLGDIATLTGATVIAEEVGLKLDQAGLDVLGTARRVTVSKDDTTIVDGGGDSADVKGRVNQIKAEIDSTDSDWDREKLQERLAKLAGGVCVIRVGAATEVELKEKKHRLEDAISATRAAVEEGIVSGGGSALVHAVKVLEGNLGKTGDEATGVAVVRRAAVEPLRWIAENAGLEGYVITSKVAELDKGQGFNAATGEYGDLVKAGVIDPVKVTRSALENAASIASLLLTTETLVVEKPAEEEADAGHGHGHSH, from the coding sequence ATGGCGAAGATTCTGAAGTTCGACGAGGACGCCCGTCGCGCCCTTGAGCGCGGCGTCAACAAGCTTGCCGACACGGTCAAGGTGACGATCGGCCCCAAGGGCCGCAACGTCGTCATCGACAAGAAGTTCGGCGCTCCCACCATCACCAACGACGGTGTCACCATCGCGCGCGAGGTCGAGCTCGACGACCCGTACGAGAACCTCGGTGCCCAGCTGGTGAAGGAGGTGGCGACCAAGACCAACGACGTAGCCGGTGACGGCACCACCACCGCCACCGTCCTGGCCCAGGCGCTCGTCCGCGAGGGTCTGCGCAACGTCGCCGCGGGTGCTTCCCCGGCCGCCCTGAAGAAGGGCATCGACGCCGCGGTCAAGGCCGTGTCCGAGGAGCTCCTCGCGACCGCCCGCCCGATCGACGACAAGTCCGACATCGCCGCCGTGGCCGCGCTCTCCGCGCAGGACAGCCAGGTCGGCGAGCTCATCGCGGACGCGATGGACAAGGTCGGCAAGGACGGTGTCATCACCGTCGAGGAGTCCAACACCTTCGGTCTGGACCTCGAGTTCACCGAGGGCATGGCCTTCGACAAGGGCTACCTCTCCCCGTACATGGTGACCGACCAGGAGCGTATGGAGGCCGTCCTCGACGACCCGTACATCCTGATCCACCAGGGCAAGATCGGCTCCATCCAGGAGCTGCTCCCGCTCCTGGAGAAGGTCATCCAGTCGGGTGGCTCGAAGCCGCTGCTGATCATCGCCGAGGACGTCGAGGGCGAAGCCCTGTCGACCCTGGTCGTCAACAAGATCCGTGGCACCTTCAACGCCGTCGCGGTGAAGGCCCCGGGCTTCGGTGACCGCCGCAAGGCCATGCTCGGCGACATCGCCACCCTCACCGGTGCGACCGTCATCGCCGAAGAGGTCGGCCTCAAGCTCGACCAGGCCGGTCTCGACGTGCTGGGCACCGCCCGCCGCGTCACCGTCTCCAAGGACGACACGACCATCGTCGACGGCGGCGGCGACTCCGCCGACGTCAAGGGCCGGGTCAACCAGATCAAGGCCGAGATCGACTCCACGGACTCCGACTGGGACCGCGAGAAGCTCCAGGAGCGCCTCGCGAAGCTGGCCGGCGGCGTGTGCGTGATCCGTGTCGGTGCCGCCACCGAGGTGGAGCTCAAGGAGAAGAAGCACCGTCTGGAGGACGCCATCTCCGCGACCCGCGCCGCGGTCGAGGAGGGCATCGTCTCCGGTGGTGGCTCCGCTCTGGTCCACGCCGTCAAGGTCCTCGAGGGCAACCTCGGCAAGACCGGCGACGAGGCCACCGGTGTCGCGGTCGTGCGCCGCGCCGCCGTCGAGCCGCTGCGCTGGATCGCCGAGAACGCCGGCCTGGAGGGTTACGTCATCACCTCCAAGGTCGCCGAGCTCGACAAGGGCCAGGGCTTCAACGCCGCGACCGGCGAGTACGGCGACCTGGTGAAGGCCGGCGTCATCGACCCGGTCAAGGTCACCCGCTCCGCCCTGGAGAACGCCGCGTCCATCGCGTCGCTGCTGCTCACGACCGAGACCCTGGTCGTCGAGAAGCCGGCCGAGGAAGAGGCCGACGCCGGTCACGGCCACGGTCACTCCCACTAG
- a CDS encoding hydroxyacid dehydrogenase: MPHATDNRPRALLAMGPGIADRLFAERHRTRLAALTRTDPGLVAHDLAAPGPEVATALAGADVLLTCWGATPLTAEILAAAPRLRAVVHAAGSVKHHITDACWERGIAVTSAAGANALPVAEFTLAAIIFANKRVLHAAQRYRALRADHDWLQDLGASGNYRRTVGIVGASRIGRRVIELLRPFDLDVLLYDPYVSAAEAAGLGVRSATLAELCARSSVVSVHAPQLPETRHLIGAEQLALMPTGATLINTARGSLVDEEALLPELVGGRLHAVLDVTAPELPAAASPLYDLPNVLLTPHIAGSLGNELHRMADHALDELERFAQGQPFADPVTPEVLDHSA; this comes from the coding sequence ATGCCCCACGCCACTGACAACCGGCCCCGCGCACTGCTCGCGATGGGGCCCGGCATCGCCGACAGGCTGTTCGCCGAGCGCCACCGCACCCGGCTGGCAGCCCTCACCCGTACGGACCCCGGCCTCGTCGCCCACGACCTGGCCGCGCCCGGACCGGAGGTGGCCACGGCCCTCGCCGGGGCGGACGTGCTCCTCACCTGCTGGGGCGCCACCCCGCTGACCGCGGAGATCCTCGCCGCCGCCCCCCGGCTGCGCGCCGTCGTGCACGCGGCCGGGTCCGTCAAGCACCACATCACCGACGCCTGCTGGGAACGCGGCATCGCCGTCACCTCGGCGGCCGGCGCCAACGCCCTGCCCGTCGCCGAGTTCACCCTCGCCGCGATCATCTTCGCCAACAAGCGGGTGCTGCACGCCGCTCAGCGCTACCGGGCGCTGCGGGCCGACCACGACTGGCTCCAGGACCTCGGTGCGAGCGGCAACTACCGCCGTACGGTCGGCATCGTCGGGGCGTCCCGGATAGGCCGCCGGGTGATCGAGCTGCTGCGCCCGTTCGATCTGGACGTGCTGCTGTACGACCCGTACGTCTCCGCCGCCGAGGCGGCCGGGCTCGGTGTGCGGTCGGCGACGCTGGCGGAGCTGTGCGCCCGCAGCTCGGTCGTCTCCGTCCACGCTCCCCAGCTCCCCGAGACCCGCCACCTCATCGGGGCGGAACAGCTGGCCCTGATGCCGACGGGGGCGACCCTCATCAACACGGCGCGCGGCTCCCTGGTCGACGAGGAGGCGCTGCTCCCCGAGCTGGTGGGCGGCCGGCTGCACGCCGTGCTGGATGTGACGGCGCCCGAACTCCCGGCGGCGGCTTCCCCGTTGTACGACCTGCCGAACGTCCTGCTCACCCCGCACATCGCGGGGTCGCTGGGCAACGAGCTGCACCGCATGGCCGATCACGCGCTGGACGAGCTGGAACGCTTCGCCCAGGGACAGCCGTTCGCGGACCCGGTGACCCCGGAGGTGCTGGACCACTCGGCGTGA